The nucleotide window ATAAACGACCTTGTAGAAAGGTTAGGTAAAACTCATCCCGTAGTTTTATTCCTCAAACAACTAGCTGAAGAATAGGATTTTTTATTTTATTTTAGCCTCTTTATTTTGGGGATGCTTACTTTGAGCGTCGAGGAAAAGATAAACCTCATAAAGCGAAACACTGAAGAGATAGTAACCTTAGAAGAACTTAAGAAAAAACTAGAAGAAGGAACGAAACTTAAGGGATATATTGGATTTGAGCCAAGTGGACTGTTTCACATAGGTTGGCTTATTTGGGGGCAAAAAGTCAAGGATTTAGTTGAAGCCGGTGTAGAGATGTCGCTATTAGTAGCAACATGGCATGCATGGATCAATGATAAGTTAGGTGGTGATCTAGAAAGGATACACCTTGCTGGCGAATATGCCGTAGATGTATTAAACTCGTACGGGGTTGATATGAGTAAAGTTAGAGTTGTCTATGCTGAAGATTTTGTGAAAGACCCTAATTATTGGGCCCTTGTAATAAGGGTAGCTAAGAATACTAGCCTAGCGAGGATGAAACGAGCACTTACAATTATGGGCAGAAAAGCTGAAGAAGCCGAACTCGACACGTCTAAACTGATCTATCCTGCGATGCAGGTATCGGATATTTTCTACCAAGACCTGGACATTGCCTTAGGGGGGACAGACCAAAGGAAAGCACATATGTTAGCTAGAGATGTAGCGGATAAAGTAGGTAAGAAAAAAGTAATTGCTGTCCATACGCCACTGCTCGTTAGCCTTCAAGGAGGACAAAGGATGAACGCACAAGGAATGGATGAGGATGACTACCTAGCGTCAATAAAGATGAGCAAATCGAAACCTGAAACAGCTATCTTTGTGCACGACCCACCGGAGTTAGTAGAGGCAAAGCTGAGAAGTGCTTATTGCCCGAAAGGTGTAATTGAAGATAACCCCGTATTACAAATTAACAAGTATATCATATTCGCAAATAAGGGCACACTAAAGGTGGAGAGAGACGCGAAATACGGTGGAGACATAGAATTTAAGACATATGAAGAACTGGAGAGGACTTTTGCAGAAGGAAAATTGCATCCATTAGACTTAAAGCTTGCGACAGCAAGAAAACTTAATGAGATCTTAGAACCGATAAGAAAAAGTCTGTACTCTAAGTCTAAGTTTGAAACTCTGATCTCTGATATAGAAAAAAGTGTGACTAGATAAATAAAAGGTGTTTAGAAATGAAATATAATGTAGTACTAAAATTTGAAGTGGAGGGTATAGTAGATAAACCTGATGTTATAGGAGCGGTTTTCGGCCAGACAGAAAATCTATTTGGAGAAGATTTTGACCTTAGAGAACTCCAAGATAAGGGAAGGTTAGGAAGGATATCTGTAGAGATAATTACAAACAAAGGGAGAAGCGAAGGAACAATAATAATACCATCAAACCTCGACCGAATTGAAACAGCTCTGATTGCAGCAATGGTTGAAAATGTAGACAAAGTAGGCCCTTATAATGCTAAGTTCCAACTTGTCGAAATACAGGATATCAGAGAAGAGAAGATAAAGAGAATAATAGATAGGGCAAAGGAAATACTTACTAATTGGTCTAAAGTAAAGACGTTGGACATTAGAGAGGTAATATACGAGATCTCATCAGCTGTAAAAACTGGCGAAATCATCGAATATGGACCAGAAAAGTTACCTGCTGGACCAGACGTAGAAAAAGATCCAGAACTTA belongs to Stygiolobus caldivivus and includes:
- a CDS encoding tyrosine--tRNA ligase codes for the protein MSVEEKINLIKRNTEEIVTLEELKKKLEEGTKLKGYIGFEPSGLFHIGWLIWGQKVKDLVEAGVEMSLLVATWHAWINDKLGGDLERIHLAGEYAVDVLNSYGVDMSKVRVVYAEDFVKDPNYWALVIRVAKNTSLARMKRALTIMGRKAEEAELDTSKLIYPAMQVSDIFYQDLDIALGGTDQRKAHMLARDVADKVGKKKVIAVHTPLLVSLQGGQRMNAQGMDEDDYLASIKMSKSKPETAIFVHDPPELVEAKLRSAYCPKGVIEDNPVLQINKYIIFANKGTLKVERDAKYGGDIEFKTYEELERTFAEGKLHPLDLKLATARKLNEILEPIRKSLYSKSKFETLISDIEKSVTR